The following are encoded together in the Raineyella sp. LH-20 genome:
- the gap gene encoding type I glyceraldehyde-3-phosphate dehydrogenase, whose protein sequence is MTVKVGINGFGRIGRNFYRALVASGADVEVVGVNDLTDNQTLAHLLKYDSILGRFEGEITYDDESLTVNGHKIMAYAEKDPAALPWGEIGADIVIESTGRFTDATKAKAHLEAGAKKVIISAPAKNEDKTIVIGVNDAEYDPEKHTIISNASCTTNCLAPIAKVLNDEFGIVKGLMTTIHAYTADQNLQDGPHKDLRRARAAALNIVPTKTGAAQAVALVLPELKGKFDGYALRVPTPTGSVVDLSFEAGRETTIEEVNAAVKKAAEANPTVIAYTEDPIVSKDIETDPHSTIFDSGLTKVIGNQVKIVTWYDNEWGYSNRLVDLAVLVGSKL, encoded by the coding sequence ATGACCGTCAAGGTTGGCATCAACGGTTTCGGCCGTATCGGCCGCAACTTCTACCGAGCCCTGGTCGCCTCCGGCGCGGATGTCGAGGTGGTCGGCGTCAACGACCTGACCGACAACCAGACCCTCGCCCACCTGCTCAAGTACGACTCGATCCTCGGCCGCTTCGAGGGCGAGATCACGTACGACGACGAGTCGCTCACGGTCAACGGCCACAAGATCATGGCGTACGCCGAGAAGGATCCGGCCGCTCTCCCGTGGGGCGAGATCGGTGCCGACATCGTCATCGAGTCGACCGGCCGCTTCACGGACGCCACCAAGGCCAAGGCCCACCTGGAGGCCGGCGCCAAGAAGGTCATCATCTCCGCCCCGGCGAAGAACGAGGACAAGACCATCGTGATCGGCGTGAACGACGCCGAGTACGACCCGGAGAAGCACACCATCATCTCCAACGCGTCGTGCACCACGAACTGCCTCGCCCCGATCGCCAAGGTGCTGAACGACGAGTTCGGCATCGTCAAGGGCCTGATGACGACCATCCACGCCTACACCGCCGATCAGAACCTGCAGGACGGCCCGCACAAGGACCTGCGCCGCGCCCGCGCCGCCGCCCTCAACATCGTCCCGACCAAGACCGGTGCGGCCCAGGCCGTCGCCCTGGTCCTGCCGGAGCTCAAGGGCAAGTTCGACGGGTACGCCCTCCGCGTCCCGACCCCGACCGGCTCGGTCGTCGACCTGTCCTTCGAGGCCGGCCGCGAGACCACCATCGAGGAGGTCAACGCCGCGGTGAAGAAGGCCGCCGAGGCCAACCCGACGGTGATCGCCTACACCGAGGACCCGATCGTCTCCAAGGACATCGAGACCGACCCGCACTCGACCATCTTCGACTCCGGGCTGACCAAGGTGATCGGCAACCAGGTCAAGATCGTCACCTGGTACGACAACGAGTGGGGCTACTCCAACCGCCTCGTCGACCTGGCCGTCCTGGTCGGCTCCAAGCTCTGA
- a CDS encoding phosphoglycerate kinase codes for MKSIEDLGDLQGKRVVIRCDLNVPLDGDTITDDGRIRASLPTLTALREAGAKVVVLAHLGRPKGQVNPKYSLAPAAKRMSELLGVAVPLAGDVVGPEAEALVAQMAPGDVVMLENVRYEPGEESKDEAERQALADKYAAFGDVFVSDGFGVVHRKQASVYDLAKKLPNAAGRLVKAEIDVLKQLTEEPARPYVVVLGGAKVADKLAVIDNLLKTADTLVIGGGMAYTFLKAKGYEVGTSLLDEEKVEVCKEYMERAAAEGKQLLLPVDTVVSPAFPSGDGPFASTVIDSDKLPADQMGLDIGPKSAALFAEAIKGAKTVFWNGPMGVFEVAGFADGTKAVAQALTEVDGLSVVGGGDSAAAVRELGFTDDQFGHISTGGGASLEYLEGKTLPGLDVLG; via the coding sequence GTGAAGTCAATCGAAGATCTGGGTGATCTCCAGGGCAAGCGGGTCGTGATCCGCTGCGACCTGAACGTTCCCCTGGACGGTGACACCATCACCGACGACGGCCGCATCCGTGCGTCGCTGCCGACCCTCACCGCGCTCCGGGAGGCCGGTGCCAAGGTCGTCGTCCTGGCTCACCTCGGCCGCCCCAAGGGCCAGGTGAACCCCAAGTACTCGCTGGCCCCCGCCGCGAAGCGGATGTCCGAGCTGCTCGGCGTCGCGGTCCCGCTCGCCGGTGATGTCGTCGGCCCGGAGGCCGAGGCACTGGTCGCCCAGATGGCTCCCGGTGACGTCGTGATGCTGGAGAACGTCCGCTACGAGCCGGGCGAGGAGTCCAAGGACGAGGCGGAGCGCCAGGCGCTCGCCGACAAGTACGCCGCCTTCGGCGACGTCTTCGTGTCCGACGGCTTCGGCGTCGTGCACCGCAAGCAGGCCTCGGTCTACGACCTGGCCAAGAAGCTCCCGAACGCCGCGGGCCGACTGGTCAAGGCGGAGATCGACGTCCTCAAGCAGCTCACCGAGGAGCCGGCCCGTCCGTACGTCGTCGTCCTCGGCGGCGCGAAGGTGGCCGACAAGCTCGCGGTGATCGACAACCTGCTGAAGACCGCCGACACCTTGGTGATCGGTGGCGGCATGGCCTACACCTTCCTCAAGGCCAAGGGCTACGAGGTCGGCACCTCGCTCCTCGACGAGGAGAAGGTCGAGGTCTGCAAGGAGTACATGGAGCGTGCCGCGGCCGAGGGCAAGCAGCTCCTGCTGCCCGTCGACACCGTGGTGTCCCCGGCGTTCCCGTCGGGTGACGGCCCGTTCGCGTCGACCGTGATCGACTCGGACAAGCTGCCCGCCGATCAGATGGGCCTCGACATCGGCCCGAAGAGCGCCGCGCTCTTCGCCGAGGCGATCAAGGGCGCCAAGACGGTCTTCTGGAACGGCCCGATGGGTGTGTTCGAGGTGGCCGGCTTCGCCGATGGCACCAAGGCCGTCGCGCAGGCCCTGACCGAGGTCGACGGCCTGTCCGTCGTCGGTGGCGGCGACTCCGCTGCCGCCGTGCGCGAGCTCGGCTTCACCGACGACCAGTTCGGTCACATCTCCACCGGTGGCGGCGCCTCGCTGGAGTACCTCGAAGGCAAGACCCTGCCCGGCCTCGACGTCCTGGGCTGA
- a CDS encoding HpcH/HpaI aldolase family protein → MLRTNRVDDAICSGRTAVNAWVTMESTYIAEILSHAGFDSVTIDAQHGMFGRDAIMSMLQAVSAGSASPFVRSPGQDPREIGWLLDAGAYGVIVPDVATREQAEAVSRACFYPPKGTRSLGPTRGTLYAGPTYFQEADKVIQVWPQIESKEGYDNMDAIMSTPGLYGVFVGPNDLALSIGLTAGGPMAPQIVDMVRTILARSHQHGLKMAIYCADADEAKYWADEGADMVNPSSDSGLLLTAGRTQVAHILGDRAPDTAGMPRAY, encoded by the coding sequence ATGCTCCGCACGAACAGGGTCGACGACGCCATCTGTTCCGGCCGCACAGCGGTCAACGCCTGGGTCACCATGGAGTCGACCTACATCGCCGAGATCCTCTCCCATGCGGGCTTCGACTCGGTGACGATCGACGCCCAGCACGGCATGTTCGGCCGCGACGCGATCATGTCGATGCTGCAGGCCGTCTCCGCCGGGTCGGCGAGCCCGTTCGTCCGCTCCCCCGGCCAGGACCCGCGGGAGATCGGCTGGCTGCTCGACGCCGGGGCGTACGGCGTGATCGTGCCCGACGTCGCCACCCGCGAGCAGGCCGAGGCGGTGTCCCGGGCGTGCTTCTATCCGCCGAAGGGCACTCGCTCGCTCGGCCCGACCCGCGGCACCCTCTACGCCGGCCCGACGTACTTCCAGGAGGCCGACAAGGTGATCCAGGTCTGGCCGCAGATCGAGTCGAAGGAGGGGTACGACAACATGGACGCGATCATGTCGACCCCCGGCCTGTACGGCGTCTTCGTGGGGCCGAACGATCTCGCCCTCAGCATCGGACTGACGGCCGGCGGGCCGATGGCGCCGCAGATCGTCGACATGGTGCGCACCATCCTGGCCCGCAGCCACCAGCACGGGCTGAAGATGGCGATCTACTGCGCCGACGCCGACGAGGCGAAGTACTGGGCCGACGAAGGCGCCGACATGGTCAACCCGAGCAGCGACTCCGGTCTGCTGCTGACCGCGGGCCGCACCCAGGTCGCCCACATCCTCGGCGACCGGGCCCCGGACACCGCCGGGATGCCCCGGGCCTACTGA
- the tpiA gene encoding triose-phosphate isomerase, translating into MAARKPLMAGNWKMNLDHFEATTVVQKLAWALADANYDPEQSEAVVLTPFTDIRSVQTLIESDKLPLGFGAQDISEHDAGAYTGEVSATMLKKLNCTYVVVGHSERRQYHAETDAIVNTKSRKALDAGITPIVCVGEGLDIRKEGRHVAYTVAQVEGAFAGWTADEVAKVVIAYEPVWAIGTGEVATPADAQEVCAAIRASLATSFGADVADAVRVLYGGSVKAGNVKEIMAQPDVDGALVGGASLKAEDFAPIVTFYA; encoded by the coding sequence ATGGCAGCACGCAAGCCCCTGATGGCGGGCAACTGGAAGATGAACCTGGACCACTTCGAGGCCACCACCGTGGTGCAGAAGCTGGCCTGGGCCCTGGCGGACGCGAACTACGATCCGGAGCAGTCGGAGGCGGTCGTTCTGACCCCGTTCACCGACATCCGGTCCGTGCAGACGCTGATCGAGTCGGACAAGCTCCCGCTCGGCTTCGGCGCGCAGGACATCTCCGAGCACGATGCGGGTGCGTACACCGGTGAGGTGTCCGCGACCATGCTGAAGAAGCTCAACTGCACGTACGTCGTGGTCGGTCACTCCGAGCGGCGCCAGTACCACGCCGAGACCGACGCGATCGTCAACACCAAGTCCCGCAAGGCGCTCGACGCCGGCATCACGCCGATCGTGTGCGTGGGCGAGGGCCTCGACATCCGCAAGGAAGGGCGCCACGTCGCCTACACCGTCGCCCAGGTCGAGGGTGCGTTCGCCGGCTGGACTGCCGACGAAGTGGCCAAGGTCGTCATCGCGTACGAACCCGTCTGGGCCATCGGCACCGGTGAGGTCGCCACCCCGGCCGACGCCCAGGAGGTGTGCGCGGCGATCCGTGCCAGCCTCGCGACGTCCTTCGGCGCCGATGTCGCCGACGCCGTCCGGGTGCTCTACGGCGGTTCGGTGAAGGCCGGCAACGTCAAGGAGATCATGGCCCAGCCCGACGTCGACGGTGCCCTCGTCGGCGGCGCCAGCCTCAAGGCGGAGGACTTCGCGCCGATCGTCACCTTCTACGCCTGA
- a CDS encoding type IV toxin-antitoxin system AbiEi family antitoxin domain-containing protein, which yields MGVPYLCPGKDGRSLPMPGEEWALAVHTPSGADEAIHRNGRSDPVAAYASHPSDMRPLARPSDTLSGIIRSQNGIITVRQALDEGFPYASIRRQVRSGNWQRLTQGVLLAGQADPTLEQLCAVGVIRGGASAAIGGWAGAGLCGLRVTSELPTTIDVWVPEGHNRRPTGSWRFHEDGQGRLAGASGRPPVISVEHLICDLTIDLNETEIIDLVTNCLSRRLTDERTLIAVVDRRPRLSGRRFLIDLLHDSGGLDSVLEYRFDDRVLKPHDLPTGARQAARSGFFHDLLYEAFALIIELDGRLGHTGSAKFRDFRRDNVGAVNGRVTLRYGWDDVMSRPCAVAGELATVLRRQGWQGRRAYCPRCR from the coding sequence ATGGGCGTTCCCTACCTATGCCCCGGGAAGGACGGGCGTTCCCTACCTATGCCCGGGGAAGAATGGGCGCTCGCTGTCCACACTCCATCGGGCGCGGACGAGGCCATCCACAGAAATGGCCGTAGCGATCCTGTCGCCGCGTACGCGTCTCACCCTTCAGACATGAGACCGCTTGCTCGTCCGTCCGACACTCTGTCCGGCATCATCCGCAGCCAGAACGGCATCATCACTGTACGTCAGGCGCTCGACGAGGGGTTCCCGTACGCCTCCATCCGTCGTCAGGTCCGCTCCGGCAACTGGCAGCGTCTGACGCAGGGGGTCCTGCTGGCCGGCCAGGCCGACCCCACCCTGGAGCAGCTCTGTGCCGTCGGCGTGATCCGGGGCGGTGCGAGCGCCGCCATCGGGGGCTGGGCCGGTGCCGGACTCTGCGGACTCAGGGTGACAAGCGAGTTGCCGACAACCATCGACGTCTGGGTGCCTGAGGGGCACAACCGGCGCCCGACAGGCAGCTGGCGCTTCCATGAGGACGGCCAAGGGAGGCTGGCCGGTGCCTCCGGACGGCCACCGGTCATCTCCGTCGAGCATCTGATCTGTGACCTGACCATCGATCTCAACGAAACCGAGATCATCGACCTGGTGACCAACTGCCTGAGCCGGCGTCTGACGGACGAACGTACGCTCATCGCGGTGGTGGACCGTCGGCCGCGACTGTCAGGGCGCAGGTTCCTCATTGACCTTCTGCACGACAGCGGAGGTCTCGACAGCGTCCTCGAGTATCGGTTCGACGATCGGGTGCTCAAGCCCCACGATCTCCCGACGGGAGCACGGCAGGCGGCCCGATCCGGCTTCTTCCATGACCTCCTGTACGAGGCATTCGCGCTCATCATCGAACTGGATGGGCGGCTGGGGCACACGGGGTCGGCGAAGTTCCGCGACTTTCGACGTGACAATGTCGGCGCGGTGAACGGTCGAGTGACCCTGCGCTACGGCTGGGACGACGTCATGTCCCGACCATGTGCCGTGGCCGGCGAGCTTGCCACCGTGCTCCGCAGGCAGGGTTGGCAGGGCCGTCGTGCCTACTGTCCCCGTTGTCGATGA